One Salvia splendens isolate huo1 chromosome 12, SspV2, whole genome shotgun sequence genomic window carries:
- the LOC121759679 gene encoding carbonic anhydrase 2-like isoform X1 — MAAKLKKCMMLCCTSKPVKEEMTKETCEEAIVALQKLLSEKSELKAVAAAKVRQLTAELVGARQNVAVKSVSDPVEMIRAGFDHFKKEKYQKDPALYSKLAVGQSPKFLVFACSDSRVCPSHILNFQPGEAFVVRNIANMVPPFDKTKYSGVGAAIEYAVLHLKVENILVIGHSCCGGIKGLMSIPSDGTTKSDFIEDWVKICKSARVRVETECKNLSLEEQCSQLEKEAVNVSLGNLFSYPFVREAVVKKTLLLKGAHYDFVKGSFELWDLDSTLSPSITFRL, encoded by the exons ATGGCTGCGAAATTGAAGAAGTGCATGATGCTATGCTGCACTAGCAAACCTGTG AAAGAGGAAATGACGAAAGAGACATGTGAGGAAGCCATCGTTGCTCTCCAGAAGCTTCTTAG CGAGAAAAGTGAGCTGAAGGCGGTCGCCGCCGCGAAGGTGCGGCAGTTGACGGCGGAGTTGGTGGGGGCGCGTCAGAATGTGGCAGTTAAATCAGTTTCCGACCCGGTGGAGATGATTCGGGCCGGGTTTGATCATTTCAAGAAAGAGAAATACCA GAAGGATCCTGCCTTGTACTCCAAGCTAGCCGTTGGCCAATCCCCAAAG TTTTTGGTGTTTGCATGCTCGGATTCCCGAGTTTGCCCTTCCCATATCCTAAACTTTCAACCAGGAGAGGCATTTGTTGTCCGAAATATTGCCAACATGGTCCCGCCCTTTGACAag ACAAAATACTCGGGAGTTGGGGCAGCCATTGAATACGCAGTACTACATCTCAAG GTGGAGAACATTTTGGTGATTGGTCACAGCTGTTGCGGAGGCATCAAGGGCCTCATGTCCATTCCTAGTGATGGCACAACTAAAAG TGATTTCATCGAAGATTGGGTGAAGATCTGCAAGAGTGCTAGGGTCCGAGTGGAAACCGAATGCAAGAATTTAAGCTTGGAAGAGCAATGCAGCCAGCTAGAGAAGGAGGCTGTGAATGTATCACTTGGGAACTTGTTTAGCTATCCATTTGTGAGGGAAGCTGTTGTCAAGAAAACCTTACTGCTGAAGGGAGCACACTACGATTTTGTGAAGGGATCTTTTGAGCTTTGGGACCTCGACTCCACATTGTCTCCTTCCATTACATTTCGATTGTAA
- the LOC121759679 gene encoding carbonic anhydrase 2-like isoform X2, translated as MTKETCEEAIVALQKLLSEKSELKAVAAAKVRQLTAELVGARQNVAVKSVSDPVEMIRAGFDHFKKEKYQKDPALYSKLAVGQSPKFLVFACSDSRVCPSHILNFQPGEAFVVRNIANMVPPFDKTKYSGVGAAIEYAVLHLKVENILVIGHSCCGGIKGLMSIPSDGTTKSDFIEDWVKICKSARVRVETECKNLSLEEQCSQLEKEAVNVSLGNLFSYPFVREAVVKKTLLLKGAHYDFVKGSFELWDLDSTLSPSITFRL; from the exons ATGACGAAAGAGACATGTGAGGAAGCCATCGTTGCTCTCCAGAAGCTTCTTAG CGAGAAAAGTGAGCTGAAGGCGGTCGCCGCCGCGAAGGTGCGGCAGTTGACGGCGGAGTTGGTGGGGGCGCGTCAGAATGTGGCAGTTAAATCAGTTTCCGACCCGGTGGAGATGATTCGGGCCGGGTTTGATCATTTCAAGAAAGAGAAATACCA GAAGGATCCTGCCTTGTACTCCAAGCTAGCCGTTGGCCAATCCCCAAAG TTTTTGGTGTTTGCATGCTCGGATTCCCGAGTTTGCCCTTCCCATATCCTAAACTTTCAACCAGGAGAGGCATTTGTTGTCCGAAATATTGCCAACATGGTCCCGCCCTTTGACAag ACAAAATACTCGGGAGTTGGGGCAGCCATTGAATACGCAGTACTACATCTCAAG GTGGAGAACATTTTGGTGATTGGTCACAGCTGTTGCGGAGGCATCAAGGGCCTCATGTCCATTCCTAGTGATGGCACAACTAAAAG TGATTTCATCGAAGATTGGGTGAAGATCTGCAAGAGTGCTAGGGTCCGAGTGGAAACCGAATGCAAGAATTTAAGCTTGGAAGAGCAATGCAGCCAGCTAGAGAAGGAGGCTGTGAATGTATCACTTGGGAACTTGTTTAGCTATCCATTTGTGAGGGAAGCTGTTGTCAAGAAAACCTTACTGCTGAAGGGAGCACACTACGATTTTGTGAAGGGATCTTTTGAGCTTTGGGACCTCGACTCCACATTGTCTCCTTCCATTACATTTCGATTGTAA